A section of the Dehalobacter sp. DCM genome encodes:
- a CDS encoding FecCD family ABC transporter permease, with protein sequence MENLRNRKNWKYLIIGFTLLLIIVGIFATTLGAANIAFKESAGIIMSRLPLFNHWFQAEDYSRIHINIIWSLRFPRIVLAILVGGALSVVGATLQGFFRNPMADPYVMGVSSGAALGATVAIVTGASGIIGTFKIPAFSFLGAFLTTWIVYSLARAGKKVVVSTLLLAGVAMSSFLLSVISFLMVLNAEDIDKIYMWLMGNFANKDWENILLAAPFIFIGVIILFALAKEMNAMVFGDSTAQHLGINLGKMQLILLIATSLATAGAVAVCGAIGFVGLIIPHVVRIFVGPDHRILLPLSFLTGGIFMIVTDTIARTLMGSQEIPVGVITALFGGPFFLYLLKKKKEGI encoded by the coding sequence ATGGAAAATTTAAGAAACAGGAAAAACTGGAAATATCTTATAATTGGCTTTACACTCTTATTAATTATCGTTGGTATCTTTGCCACTACCTTGGGTGCGGCCAATATTGCTTTCAAAGAAAGCGCTGGGATTATCATGAGCCGTTTACCGCTGTTTAATCATTGGTTTCAGGCTGAAGATTATTCCCGCATCCATATCAACATCATCTGGTCTCTGCGTTTCCCCCGGATCGTATTAGCTATCCTGGTTGGAGGGGCGCTCAGCGTCGTCGGGGCGACGTTACAGGGTTTCTTTCGGAATCCAATGGCTGACCCCTATGTGATGGGGGTATCCTCCGGCGCCGCTTTGGGTGCAACCGTAGCTATTGTTACCGGAGCCAGCGGAATCATTGGTACTTTCAAAATTCCGGCCTTTAGTTTTCTTGGTGCTTTTCTGACTACATGGATCGTTTATTCCCTGGCGCGGGCAGGTAAGAAAGTCGTTGTCTCCACTTTATTGCTAGCGGGCGTTGCCATGAGCTCTTTCCTGCTGTCTGTCATATCGTTCCTCATGGTCTTAAATGCTGAAGATATTGATAAGATCTATATGTGGCTCATGGGAAATTTTGCGAATAAAGACTGGGAGAATATCCTGCTGGCAGCGCCATTTATATTTATTGGTGTGATCATTCTGTTCGCTCTGGCTAAAGAAATGAATGCCATGGTTTTTGGAGACAGCACCGCACAGCACCTGGGTATTAATTTGGGGAAAATGCAGCTTATTCTGCTGATTGCAACCTCTCTGGCTACCGCCGGTGCTGTGGCTGTGTGTGGGGCTATCGGATTTGTTGGATTAATTATCCCGCATGTTGTCCGGATTTTTGTTGGTCCGGATCACCGCATTCTGCTTCCGCTTTCCTTTTTGACCGGCGGCATTTTTATGATTGTCACTGATACAATCGCCCGAACATTGATGGGATCACAGGAAATTCCCGTCGGCGTCATTACCGCTTTGTTTGGCGGTCCTTTCTTCCTATATCTGCTGAAGAAAAAGAAAGAAGGCATATAA
- the lonB gene encoding ATP-dependent protease LonB — MDGLTPMLIIVQLMFSVVIGMYFFMLLKQQFSSRVSVEKESEKQKEKLQAMRQISLTVPLSEKTRPEIFAEIIGQKEGVKALRAAICGPNPQHVLLYGPPGVGKTAAARLVLNEALNNPHSPFKNDAKFIELDGTTARFDERGIADPLIGSVHDPIYQGAGAMGMAGIPQPKMGAVTKAHGGILFIDEIGELHSIQINKLLKVMEDRKVILESSYYSSEDTNIPEHIHDIFQNGLPADFRLIGATTRRPEDIPPAVRSRCMEIFFRALQPDEIAVIARNAAEKIDLEITDGAIEVIKKYATNGREAVNMVQLAAGVVQNEGQANISGEVIEWVVTTGQYAPRPEKKIPPCSQIGLVNGLAVYGANMGLLLEIEVTAYPVKNRKGELYVTGIVEEEESGSGGKKTRRKSMARSSLENVLTVLRREHMIEPRQFDIHVNFPGGIPMDGPSAGIAMATAIYSAIRKCPVDHTVAMTGELSIRGRVKPVGGIAAKIEAAIQSGCKRIYIPKENWQERFTHWEKDIQIVSVETLDEVLSAVMVMHQYPNTVEVNVSEKEVSLHRVLKRIKMPEGNLHEQGKTC; from the coding sequence ATGGATGGACTTACGCCAATGCTGATAATCGTCCAGCTGATGTTCAGCGTTGTTATCGGCATGTATTTCTTTATGTTGCTCAAACAGCAGTTTTCGTCCCGCGTATCCGTAGAAAAGGAATCCGAAAAGCAAAAGGAAAAGCTTCAAGCGATGAGACAGATATCTCTGACCGTCCCGCTTTCTGAAAAGACCCGGCCGGAAATTTTTGCGGAGATTATCGGCCAAAAAGAAGGAGTGAAAGCATTAAGAGCCGCTATATGCGGGCCAAATCCCCAGCATGTTTTATTATACGGGCCGCCGGGAGTGGGAAAAACTGCCGCTGCACGGCTTGTGTTAAACGAGGCATTGAATAATCCTCATTCTCCGTTTAAAAACGATGCAAAATTTATCGAACTGGATGGAACCACAGCCCGCTTTGATGAGCGAGGTATTGCCGACCCCCTCATAGGCTCAGTGCATGATCCGATTTATCAGGGAGCCGGGGCTATGGGAATGGCCGGTATTCCTCAGCCCAAGATGGGTGCAGTGACCAAAGCCCATGGCGGTATTTTATTTATTGATGAAATCGGCGAACTGCATTCCATTCAGATCAATAAACTTCTCAAAGTGATGGAGGACCGCAAAGTCATCTTGGAAAGCTCCTATTATAGTTCCGAGGATACCAATATACCCGAGCATATCCACGATATTTTTCAAAATGGCCTGCCGGCAGATTTCAGGCTAATCGGGGCGACGACCCGCAGACCGGAGGATATTCCGCCGGCGGTAAGATCGCGCTGTATGGAAATATTTTTTCGGGCGCTGCAGCCTGACGAAATAGCTGTTATCGCGAGAAATGCGGCAGAAAAGATCGATTTGGAAATTACCGACGGTGCCATTGAGGTAATCAAAAAATATGCAACTAACGGCAGGGAAGCGGTCAATATGGTACAGTTAGCCGCGGGTGTGGTTCAGAATGAGGGACAGGCCAATATCAGCGGCGAAGTCATTGAATGGGTCGTAACCACCGGCCAATACGCGCCAAGACCTGAGAAAAAGATACCGCCCTGTTCCCAGATCGGGTTGGTCAATGGTCTTGCCGTATATGGAGCCAATATGGGGCTGCTCTTGGAAATTGAAGTCACGGCTTATCCCGTCAAAAATAGAAAAGGCGAACTCTACGTTACTGGGATTGTTGAAGAAGAAGAATCGGGCTCGGGTGGCAAGAAAACACGGCGTAAGAGCATGGCCCGTTCATCCCTGGAAAATGTGCTGACGGTACTCCGAAGGGAGCATATGATCGAACCGCGGCAATTTGATATTCATGTCAATTTTCCGGGGGGTATTCCCATGGACGGCCCTTCAGCAGGTATTGCCATGGCGACGGCAATTTATTCGGCAATCAGAAAATGCCCTGTGGATCATACGGTGGCGATGACAGGCGAATTATCGATTAGAGGGAGAGTAAAACCGGTGGGTGGTATTGCCGCCAAGATTGAGGCTGCGATACAATCCGGATGCAAAAGAATATACATTCCTAAGGAAAACTGGCAGGAGCGATTTACTCATTGGGAAAAGGATATCCAAATCGTATCAGTGGAAACATTGGATGAAGTATTAAGCGCTGTTATGGTGATGCACCAATATCCCAATACAGTTGAAGTCAATGTATCTGAAAAGGAGGTGTCACTGCATAGGGTATTAAAAAGAATTAAGATGCCTGAGGGCAATTTGCATGAACAAGGTAAAACGTGTTAA
- a CDS encoding ABC transporter substrate-binding protein has translation MKKKSLSLLLIVTLILTFSLSLLAGCSAQSKGPEGKTFTDTLGREIKFDAYPQKIVSVAPAITEILFAIGLDSQIVGVSDYCDYPEQAQTKEKMGGFSTPNVEKIASLEPNMVFISAGVQEDTIKKLEDLGITVVVLDADTVEQVMSNIDLAGELTGKQKEAAAIVKDMQTRLDKVEEAIKDQPKPTVFIEIWDDPLMSAGSTSFVNNIIEVAGGVNIAADNTERYYNFSSEKLFEADPDYYIINTHSHAPADVKKRTGYDALSAVQNDKVIAVDDNLISRAGPRVISGVEEMAKVLHPDAFSK, from the coding sequence ATGAAAAAGAAGTCTCTTTCACTGCTGCTCATTGTTACCCTTATTTTGACTTTTTCGTTATCCTTGCTGGCCGGTTGCTCCGCTCAAAGCAAGGGACCTGAAGGGAAAACATTTACAGACACCCTCGGCAGGGAAATCAAATTTGACGCTTACCCGCAAAAAATTGTATCGGTTGCCCCTGCTATTACGGAAATTCTTTTTGCCATTGGCCTTGACAGCCAAATCGTAGGCGTTTCCGATTATTGTGATTACCCGGAACAAGCACAGACCAAGGAGAAAATGGGCGGTTTTTCTACACCGAATGTTGAGAAGATCGCTTCTCTCGAGCCAAATATGGTCTTTATTTCAGCCGGCGTTCAGGAAGACACGATTAAAAAGCTGGAGGACCTCGGTATAACAGTCGTCGTTTTGGATGCGGATACTGTCGAGCAAGTGATGAGCAACATTGATCTTGCCGGTGAGCTTACCGGTAAACAAAAAGAAGCCGCAGCTATCGTCAAGGATATGCAAACCCGACTGGACAAGGTTGAAGAAGCAATCAAAGATCAGCCCAAACCCACCGTATTTATTGAGATTTGGGATGATCCGCTCATGTCGGCCGGTTCCACCAGTTTCGTTAACAATATCATCGAAGTCGCCGGCGGCGTTAATATTGCAGCCGATAACACAGAGAGATATTACAATTTTAGTTCGGAGAAACTGTTTGAAGCAGACCCCGATTACTACATCATCAATACCCACAGCCACGCTCCTGCCGATGTTAAAAAGAGAACCGGCTATGATGCTTTAAGCGCTGTTCAGAACGATAAAGTCATTGCTGTTGATGACAATCTGATCAGCCGTGCCGGCCCGAGGGTCATATCTGGAGTAGAAGAGATGGCTAAAGTGCTTCATCCGGATGCTTTCAGTAAATAA
- a CDS encoding toxin-antitoxin system HicB family antitoxin encodes MAVKKNYPLRIDPKLFEILEEWAADEFRSVNAHIEYLLRESIRKAGRLPKDRTPESEQ; translated from the coding sequence ATGGCAGTCAAAAAAAATTACCCACTGCGTATCGATCCCAAATTATTTGAAATTCTTGAAGAATGGGCCGCTGATGAATTCAGGAGCGTCAACGCCCACATCGAGTATCTCCTGCGTGAAAGCATACGCAAGGCAGGTCGGCTGCCGAAAGACAGAACACCGGAATCCGAGCAATAA
- a CDS encoding heme ABC transporter ATP-binding protein, whose protein sequence is MDSSIKASNLTFSYGDKNILDTLSLEISKGSFVTIIGPNGSGKSTLLKNITAEYSPQQGVILLENQDIFKISKKNLARTIAVVPQDTGGDFAFSVMETVLMGRMPHQKRFESDSPKDLEIARWAMELTNVWHLRDRSVNELSGGERQRVIVARALTQEPRVLLLDEPTSHLDIQHQYELLELLDSLNKTKGLTIIAVLHDLNLAAQFSHKIILLDKGSIVAYGDPAEVLTVQNIRDSYHIEVALTTNEITGRFNIIPLSKKKQRNQDAKNTHVHLVCGGGSGVFLMEQLFQAGYPTSCGVLNIGDSDWKKAKDLGLDVSEEAPFAPISDEALALNYDFIHRADVIIVLPVAFGYGNLANLRQVSDALLQENKTVLIVEQSEAEKREHNRDFTGGQADELIAYMVHHGAVKIGSIRMLLDMIGGDNFASLDF, encoded by the coding sequence ATGGATTCATCGATTAAAGCAAGCAATCTGACATTTTCTTATGGTGATAAAAATATCCTGGATACACTCAGCTTGGAAATCAGCAAGGGGAGCTTTGTTACCATTATTGGCCCTAACGGCTCCGGTAAATCGACCCTGCTGAAGAATATTACCGCTGAGTATTCCCCCCAACAAGGGGTTATCCTGCTGGAAAACCAGGACATTTTTAAGATCAGCAAGAAAAATTTAGCGCGGACTATCGCCGTTGTTCCTCAGGATACCGGCGGGGATTTTGCTTTCTCCGTTATGGAAACCGTTCTCATGGGCAGGATGCCGCACCAAAAACGGTTCGAGTCTGATTCACCAAAAGATCTGGAAATTGCCCGCTGGGCGATGGAATTAACCAATGTCTGGCATTTGCGGGATCGCTCGGTTAACGAACTCAGCGGGGGTGAACGTCAACGGGTCATTGTGGCTCGGGCACTGACCCAGGAACCCCGGGTGTTGCTTCTGGATGAACCCACATCGCACCTGGATATCCAACATCAGTATGAGTTACTGGAGCTATTGGATAGTTTGAATAAAACAAAAGGCCTGACCATTATCGCTGTACTGCACGACCTTAATTTAGCGGCGCAATTCAGTCATAAAATCATCTTATTGGATAAAGGGTCGATTGTTGCTTACGGCGACCCGGCCGAGGTCCTGACGGTCCAGAATATTCGGGACAGCTACCACATTGAGGTGGCCCTGACGACCAATGAAATTACCGGCCGCTTTAATATCATTCCCTTAAGCAAAAAAAAGCAGCGGAACCAAGACGCAAAAAACACACATGTTCACCTGGTCTGCGGTGGAGGCAGCGGTGTCTTTCTGATGGAGCAGTTATTTCAGGCCGGATACCCTACGAGCTGCGGCGTCTTAAACATCGGAGATTCCGACTGGAAGAAAGCCAAAGACCTTGGCTTGGACGTTTCGGAAGAAGCGCCTTTTGCACCCATATCTGACGAAGCCCTGGCCTTGAATTACGACTTTATTCATCGCGCCGACGTGATTATTGTACTGCCGGTTGCTTTTGGTTACGGTAATCTGGCTAATTTGCGACAGGTATCCGATGCTCTTCTCCAAGAGAACAAGACGGTCTTAATTGTGGAACAATCCGAGGCGGAAAAACGCGAACACAACCGGGACTTCACCGGAGGGCAAGCCGACGAGCTTATCGCTTACATGGTCCACCACGGAGCGGTAAAAATTGGAAGTATTCGAATGCTTCTTGATATGATCGGAGGGGATAATTTTGCGTCTCTGGACTTTTGA
- a CDS encoding SPFH domain-containing protein, producing MKEKNAWKFNGFIALIISFAILAATVYNIVNTVKTGNVSSLVLAIIGVILWVIIQSSMTVVQPNQAKVLTFFGSYIGSIRQPGIWMTVPFVASKKISLKVRNFNSERLKVNDVEGNPIEIAAVVVIKVIDSAKAVFDVDNYEQFVEIQSETALRHVATKYPYDNYAEDDVSLRGNTEEVAAEITKELQERLTIAGVEVIEARLTHLAYATEIASAMLQRQQANAILAARQKIVEGAVGMAQMAIQQLESSGTIELDDERKMAMINNLLVAIVSDRSAQPVLNTGTLY from the coding sequence ATGAAGGAAAAGAATGCTTGGAAATTTAACGGGTTTATCGCATTAATTATTTCATTCGCCATCCTTGCAGCCACTGTCTATAATATTGTTAACACTGTAAAAACCGGTAATGTATCGTCCCTTGTATTGGCAATCATCGGTGTCATTTTGTGGGTCATTATCCAGAGCAGTATGACAGTTGTCCAGCCCAACCAGGCCAAAGTTCTGACCTTTTTCGGCAGTTATATCGGAAGTATTCGTCAACCGGGGATTTGGATGACCGTCCCATTTGTAGCCAGTAAGAAAATTTCACTTAAAGTCCGCAACTTTAACAGTGAGCGTCTGAAGGTCAATGATGTCGAAGGAAATCCAATCGAGATCGCCGCCGTTGTGGTTATCAAAGTCATTGACTCTGCCAAAGCTGTTTTTGACGTCGATAATTACGAACAATTTGTAGAAATTCAAAGCGAAACGGCGCTGCGTCATGTGGCCACCAAGTATCCCTATGATAACTACGCCGAAGATGATGTCTCACTTCGGGGCAATACCGAAGAAGTCGCTGCTGAGATCACCAAAGAGCTTCAAGAACGTTTGACCATTGCCGGGGTGGAAGTCATCGAAGCACGCTTGACCCATCTGGCTTATGCCACAGAAATCGCCAGTGCCATGCTGCAACGGCAACAAGCTAACGCGATTCTGGCTGCGCGTCAGAAGATTGTCGAAGGCGCTGTCGGTATGGCTCAGATGGCAATTCAACAACTTGAAAGTAGCGGAACCATTGAGTTGGACGATGAGCGCAAAATGGCGATGATCAACAATCTGCTTGTCGCCATCGTATCGGACCGATCCGCCCAGCCCGTACTGAATACCGGAACTCTGTATTAA
- a CDS encoding adenosylcobinamide amidohydrolase, whose protein sequence is MRLWTFETGDTAERYRDSIVIFFNDERKALSTSHLNGGYRDDLKYVFNHNINSGMGMKQDITCDNYEEHMRLLANELGLDPNASAGLLTAASMENAAIRSETYEDLTVTAIVTGGVVMNGGRVGDPAFFHERQGETVEIKHGTINILLYIDANLPAETMTRALMTCTEAKTAALQELLAGSCYSRGLATGSGTDGAVIICNSKSPSRLIYAGKHSKLGELIGRTVKEAVKEALRLETNLCPESQFSMLKRLCRFGVTAETIWQKYAASPGSEISQGCRSLSDNNTLDKPIFLKTLSHLDRQEELVLLTSFYVHLIDQMDWQLLPPHLAVTEGKNIIRRIEDRYALAHDSLDQLSGSSLAGSIANTVTAMIACFVLTIAKLIRTVETSD, encoded by the coding sequence TTGCGTCTCTGGACTTTTGAGACAGGGGATACCGCCGAACGGTATAGAGACAGTATTGTTATTTTCTTTAATGATGAGCGTAAAGCACTCAGTACCTCCCATCTCAACGGCGGATATCGTGACGATTTGAAATATGTCTTCAACCATAACATCAATTCCGGAATGGGAATGAAACAAGACATAACCTGCGATAACTATGAAGAACACATGAGACTTCTGGCCAACGAATTGGGGCTGGACCCCAATGCCTCAGCGGGGCTTCTGACGGCAGCCTCAATGGAAAACGCAGCCATCCGCAGTGAAACATATGAGGATCTAACCGTGACCGCCATCGTCACCGGCGGTGTCGTCATGAACGGCGGCCGGGTGGGTGATCCTGCGTTCTTTCATGAACGACAGGGGGAAACCGTTGAAATTAAACACGGGACAATCAATATTCTCTTGTATATTGACGCCAATTTACCAGCAGAAACCATGACCCGAGCCTTAATGACCTGTACGGAAGCAAAAACCGCCGCGCTGCAGGAACTCCTTGCCGGGAGCTGTTACTCCCGTGGACTGGCCACCGGGTCCGGTACGGATGGCGCCGTTATTATCTGTAACAGCAAATCACCTTCACGACTGATTTACGCCGGTAAGCACAGCAAGCTAGGCGAACTGATCGGACGGACGGTCAAGGAGGCTGTGAAAGAAGCACTTCGTCTCGAAACTAACCTGTGTCCCGAAAGCCAGTTCAGCATGCTGAAACGTCTTTGTCGTTTCGGAGTGACCGCAGAAACCATTTGGCAAAAATACGCAGCATCCCCGGGAAGCGAAATTTCCCAGGGATGTCGATCTTTGAGCGATAACAATACTCTCGATAAACCGATATTTCTTAAGACATTAAGTCATCTGGACCGCCAAGAAGAACTGGTCTTGCTGACCAGTTTCTACGTCCACCTGATTGATCAGATGGACTGGCAACTACTGCCGCCGCATTTGGCAGTAACTGAAGGGAAAAACATAATTCGCCGCATAGAAGACCGCTATGCATTAGCACATGACTCCCTCGATCAATTAAGCGGCTCCAGCCTCGCTGGCTCGATTGCTAATACTGTGACAGCGATGATTGCCTGCTTTGTATTAACAATAGCCAAGCTCATTCGCACAGTTGAAACATCAGATTAA
- a CDS encoding uroporphyrinogen decarboxylase family protein has translation MARLAFSPTEFEVVGMYPGIERFAVVGKQITIPESPKFNRPISVKENWRLLFEGKKPYWIPSTGWVFCDQCQFRPRINPDNVANHQIFDGGPSVDYDTFPKVMHSSWFDLDWEWEYDISGATVRPGNPKIKDINRWEDYVSLPNLDDLDWELYKEENQSYLKIDKLTELGIQMSLWERLMCLMDVDNAAMALIDDDQKEGVHRFFDKLCNFYDDYIGRMADRFDFDCVYVHDDWAHQNGPFFSADTAREMLLPYLKRLVESAHKRGLYYEHHSCGKAELLVPVFIEAGVDIWCGQPAINNQDMLAQKYKDQPIVIGVGNPPIPLDATDNELQRIAKDWVERYKDCRVGSMFGFDPNYGHLAFQKFVNYVYEYSRIAYQDVEE, from the coding sequence ATGGCAAGACTGGCGTTTAGTCCAACGGAGTTTGAAGTTGTTGGGATGTATCCAGGTATAGAAAGATTTGCGGTTGTTGGAAAGCAAATCACCATACCGGAAAGCCCGAAATTCAACCGCCCCATATCAGTAAAGGAGAACTGGAGGCTATTGTTTGAGGGGAAGAAACCCTATTGGATTCCCTCAACAGGGTGGGTTTTCTGCGATCAGTGTCAGTTCAGACCGAGAATTAATCCGGATAATGTGGCCAATCACCAAATTTTTGACGGCGGTCCGAGTGTTGATTATGACACCTTCCCCAAAGTCATGCATAGCAGCTGGTTCGATCTGGACTGGGAGTGGGAATATGATATTTCCGGTGCGACCGTAAGACCGGGAAATCCAAAAATTAAAGATATCAACCGATGGGAGGATTACGTTTCTCTGCCAAACCTAGACGACTTAGATTGGGAGCTCTATAAAGAAGAAAACCAAAGTTATCTTAAAATAGATAAATTAACTGAATTGGGGATTCAGATGAGCCTTTGGGAACGGCTGATGTGTCTGATGGATGTCGATAACGCGGCCATGGCCCTTATTGATGACGACCAGAAAGAAGGCGTTCATCGATTCTTTGATAAGCTCTGCAATTTTTATGATGACTATATTGGAAGAATGGCTGACCGTTTCGATTTTGACTGTGTATATGTGCATGATGATTGGGCGCATCAGAACGGGCCCTTCTTTTCGGCAGATACTGCGAGGGAAATGCTGTTGCCATATTTGAAGCGTCTCGTGGAGTCTGCACATAAGCGCGGCCTGTATTATGAACATCATAGTTGCGGCAAAGCGGAGTTGCTTGTTCCCGTCTTTATTGAAGCGGGTGTTGATATCTGGTGCGGTCAACCGGCGATTAATAACCAGGATATGCTGGCTCAAAAGTATAAAGATCAGCCAATTGTTATCGGCGTAGGGAATCCTCCAATTCCTCTCGACGCTACGGATAACGAACTTCAAAGGATTGCCAAGGATTGGGTGGAACGCTACAAGGATTGCCGCGTCGGTTCGATGTTTGGCTTTGACCCCAATTATGGCCACCTGGCGTTCCAGAAATTCGTCAATTACGTATACGAGTACAGCCGGATCGCCTATCAGGATGTAGAGGAATGA
- the lon gene encoding endopeptidase La: MHEHEIPILPLRGILVFPYMVIHLDVGRERSMAAVEEAMLQDRQILLLSQKEMDIDSPTTDDLYTIGTIVDIKQLLRLPGGTLRVLVEGICRARLIEFLAEEPYFKARVERIQPNQRMTLELENMTRSLIHQFEEYARLSKKVSPEAIGTVLSVKEPDRMTDLVASHLDLKIEDKQTILGTIDLNERMEKITELIMREIEILELERRIGLRVRKQMEKAQKEYYLREQIKAIQKELGEKDEKQAEIEEYKEKINKADLSEEAKEKALKELDRLDKMPASSAEGTVVRTYLDWVLALPWNKMSKDKTDMHRAQKVLEEDHYGLEKVKERILEFLSIRKLTPNMRSPILCFIGPPGVGKTSLAKSIARSMDRKFVRMSLGGVRDEAEIRGHRRTYIGALPGRVIQSIRKAETRNPVFLFDEIDKMSSDFRGDPASAMLEVLDPEQNHTYMDHYMEIPFDLTKVLFIMTANYIENIPRPLLDRMEIIHLSGYTEDEKANIAMRHLVPKQMKAHGLKETVVKLDRESVLKIIRGYTRESGVRNLEREIANVLRKVAVKVVKKEWQSQTLTPEDIEALLGNPRYSYHTLTFDPEVGAAVGLAYTEVGGDVLTIEATPLPGKGRLTLTGKLGDVMKESAQAGLTFVRSQAEALGIDKDFYDQIDLHIHVPEGAVPKDGPSAGITMATAMASALSIRAVRQDVAMTGEITLRGNVLPIGGVKEKVLAAHRAGVRTVILPEKNQKDVEEIPEEIRKDMEFRFVKRMEEVLEIALLPVSGSERVLPQLPLYNADFSQPSRPV, translated from the coding sequence ATGCATGAACACGAAATACCGATCCTTCCTTTAAGAGGAATCCTTGTCTTTCCCTACATGGTCATACATCTCGATGTTGGCAGGGAAAGATCGATGGCTGCCGTAGAGGAAGCGATGCTCCAGGATCGTCAGATCCTTCTGCTATCACAAAAGGAAATGGATATAGACAGCCCGACGACCGATGATTTATATACGATTGGAACAATCGTTGATATTAAACAACTGTTAAGACTGCCCGGCGGCACACTCAGAGTGTTAGTCGAGGGCATTTGCCGTGCACGGCTTATCGAATTTCTAGCTGAGGAACCTTACTTTAAAGCCCGGGTAGAAAGGATTCAGCCTAATCAACGGATGACGTTGGAATTGGAGAATATGACAAGAAGCCTGATTCACCAATTCGAAGAGTATGCACGCTTAAGCAAAAAGGTATCGCCAGAGGCCATCGGAACCGTACTGTCCGTAAAAGAGCCTGATCGCATGACCGACCTGGTTGCTTCTCACCTTGATTTAAAAATAGAGGATAAGCAGACCATTCTTGGGACGATCGACTTAAATGAGCGCATGGAGAAAATAACCGAACTGATCATGCGCGAAATCGAGATCCTCGAACTTGAAAGAAGGATCGGTCTCCGAGTACGCAAACAGATGGAGAAAGCCCAGAAGGAGTATTATCTGCGTGAACAGATTAAAGCGATTCAAAAAGAGCTGGGCGAAAAGGATGAAAAACAAGCTGAAATAGAAGAATACAAGGAAAAAATCAATAAGGCAGACTTAAGCGAAGAAGCAAAAGAAAAAGCCTTAAAAGAATTGGACCGCTTGGATAAAATGCCCGCATCTTCAGCCGAGGGAACGGTTGTTAGGACTTACCTCGATTGGGTATTGGCACTTCCTTGGAATAAGATGAGCAAGGATAAAACCGATATGCATCGGGCACAAAAGGTATTGGAAGAAGATCATTATGGATTGGAAAAAGTCAAGGAACGGATTCTCGAATTTCTTTCCATCCGTAAACTGACGCCGAATATGCGCAGCCCCATCCTCTGCTTTATCGGACCTCCGGGAGTAGGCAAAACATCGCTGGCTAAATCCATTGCCCGATCGATGGATCGAAAGTTCGTCAGGATGTCACTCGGTGGTGTCCGTGATGAAGCGGAGATCAGAGGACATCGCCGGACGTATATTGGGGCATTGCCCGGTCGGGTTATTCAGAGTATACGCAAAGCAGAAACGAGGAACCCTGTTTTCCTGTTTGACGAAATCGACAAGATGTCATCGGATTTTCGGGGAGACCCCGCGTCGGCAATGCTGGAAGTTCTGGATCCCGAACAGAACCATACCTATATGGACCATTACATGGAGATTCCGTTTGATCTCACCAAAGTCCTTTTCATTATGACAGCCAATTACATTGAGAATATTCCGAGGCCGCTCCTTGACCGTATGGAAATCATTCATTTAAGCGGATATACTGAGGACGAGAAAGCGAATATCGCCATGAGGCACCTTGTTCCCAAGCAGATGAAAGCCCATGGACTAAAAGAAACGGTCGTTAAACTTGACCGTGAAAGTGTTCTGAAAATCATTCGCGGATATACTCGGGAATCCGGGGTGCGGAACCTGGAGCGTGAGATTGCTAATGTTTTACGCAAAGTAGCCGTTAAGGTTGTCAAAAAGGAATGGCAGTCGCAGACGCTGACTCCCGAAGATATTGAAGCTCTTCTAGGGAATCCGCGCTATTCTTATCATACGCTGACATTTGATCCGGAAGTCGGAGCCGCGGTTGGTTTGGCCTATACGGAAGTCGGCGGGGATGTGCTGACCATCGAAGCGACACCGCTACCTGGAAAGGGACGGCTGACGCTTACCGGTAAATTAGGCGATGTGATGAAGGAGTCTGCTCAGGCTGGGTTGACCTTTGTTCGCTCCCAAGCTGAGGCCTTGGGTATTGATAAAGATTTTTACGATCAAATCGATTTGCATATCCATGTGCCCGAGGGTGCTGTGCCGAAGGACGGCCCCTCAGCAGGGATTACTATGGCGACAGCGATGGCGTCAGCCCTTTCGATACGGGCGGTTCGCCAGGATGTTGCAATGACAGGTGAAATTACCTTGCGTGGGAATGTTCTTCCGATCGGCGGTGTGAAGGAGAAGGTTTTGGCCGCGCACCGTGCCGGAGTCAGGACAGTTATCCTCCCCGAGAAGAATCAGAAGGACGTGGAGGAGATTCCCGAAGAAATCCGTAAGGATATGGAGTTTCGATTTGTAAAACGCATGGAAGAAGTTCTGGAAATTGCTTTGTTGCCGGTTAGCGGGTCAGAACGTGTCCTGCCCCAGCTTCCCCTCTACAATGCGGATTTTTCTCAGCCAAGCCGGCCGGTGTAA